In one Silene latifolia isolate original U9 population chromosome 10, ASM4854445v1, whole genome shotgun sequence genomic region, the following are encoded:
- the LOC141605061 gene encoding receptor kinase-like protein Xa21: MKTIPLHTQNESPSIISLLCSKPAAFLVIFVFLMQNITVTLSLHSIDYPGNETDHTALLAIKSKLLDPSNRVLSSWNDSIHHCSWEGVTCGHKHNRVTVLDLSSRDLAGTISPFIGNLSFLTIIELYNNSLSGNIPAQLSHLIRLQILRLRNNTFVGEIPPNISNCSNLRLLSFGNNKLEGKLPTGLRALSMLTIFIVEDNNLTGPLLDIIQNLTSLVYIFAHDNSFTGTIPNSIGRMRKLTNIEVGVNELSGTLPLSLFNLSFLQEIEFNDNQLYGELPADIGFTIPQLQTLRLQGNNFSGSIPITIQNLTTLEVIAFGGNSFGGRVPYNFGNFHNLNVLSVAHNYLEGDINFIDTLVNCSRLSILDLGSNHFSGILPKSLANLSTSLQWLTINDTRISGEIPEGITNLNNLERLIMPSCKLTGSLPRDFGKLHKLELLDFSSNRLEGRIPSSLGNLSHLSDLYLYNNIFEGSIPPQLGNCQSLLNMNLAYNEFNGTLDNKLFQGSVSFIGVDFSQNYLEGSLPLELSKQRNLQALLLSNNKFSGVIPDSLGDCPDLQYLYMDGNSYSGNIPSSFASLANLREIDLSRNNLSGPIPTFFSKFLKLYYLNLSYNDFEGRVPTNSVFANASEVFIAGNNKLCGGIKQLQLQNCSENRSKESTRLIIPIISALVGMVIMVVGAIGLYRTCIKKKKTPSLSSTIMGNVTMKVSYDMLLKATAGFSSENLLGIGSFGSVFKGILDGNMVAVKVLNLQLRGASKSFMAECNTLRNVRHRNLLGIITACSSIDFQRNDFKALVYEFMPNGSLDRWLHGVGGNMSLGQRVDVAIDAAHALSYLHHECETPIVHCDLKPSNILLDDDMVAHVGDFGLARILTQPRHPNQSSTTGIKGTIGYAAPEYGLGSEPSTEGDVYSYGILLLELMTGKRPTDSAFKEGYNLHKHAEAALPDKILQVVDSSLEEDKLSAEAGDTRAIQDELQRRVECITSVIRVGVSCSNDLPQQRMKIVDATSRLQSARDNLLNAKDRCNLPAKGASPPEVDFNQENKRPPVEIS; the protein is encoded by the exons ATGAAAACAATCCCCCTACACACCCAAAATGAAAGTCCAAGTATTATATCTCTACTTTGTAGCAAACCAGCAGCCTTTCTTGTCATCTTTGTTTTTCTTATGCAAAATATTACAGTAACTTTATCACTGCATAGTATTGACTACCCAGGCAACGAGACCGACCACACTGCGTTGCTAGCCATCAAGAGCAAACTATTGGATCCTTCCAACAGGGTTTTAAGTTCATGGAATGACTCTATTCACCACTGTTCTTGGGAGGGGGTTACTTGTGGGCATAAACATAACAGAGTGACTGTATTAGATTTAAGTTCCAGAGATTTGGCAGGAACCATATCTCCTTTCATAGGAAACCTGAGCTTCCTTACAATTATAGAGCTTTACAATAATAGTCTATCTGGCAATATACCCGCACAGTTAAGTCATCTAATTAGGCTTCAAATATTACGGTTACGTAACAACACATTTGTAGGTGAAATTCCACCCAACATATCTAATTGCAGTAACCTTAGACTTCTTTCCTTTGGCAACAACAAGCTAGAGGGAAAACTCCCAACAGGATTAAGGGCATTATCAATGCTGACAATATTTATTGTGGAGGATAACAATCTTACTGGGCCTCTTTTAGACATCATACAAAATCTTACTTCTTTAGTATACATATTCGCTCATGACAACTCATTTACAGGAACCATCCCAAACAGCATTGGTAGGATGCGAAAACTAACTAACATTGAAGTTGGAGTAAATGAACTCTCAGGCACACTTCCTCTGTCCCTTTTCAATCTCTCCTTCCTTCAagaaattgaatttaatgacaaccAACTATATGGAGAACTTCCTGCAGATATCGGCTTCACTATTCCTCAACTGCAAACGTTGAGACTCCAGGGAAACAACTTCTCAGGATCTATTCCAATCACGATACAAAATCTCACAACACTTGAGGTTATTGCATTTGGTGGCAATAGTTTTGGAGGGAGGGTTCCTTATAATTTTGGGAATTTTCATAACCTAAATGTTTTATCTGTTGCCCATAACTATCTAGAGGGTGATATCAACTTTATTGATACTCTAGTTAACTGTAGCCGATTAAGTATCCTAGATTTGGGGTCAAATCACTTTTCTGGAATATTACCCAAGTCTCTAGCCAATCTATCCACCTCTTTGCAATGGCTCACAATCAATGATACACGAATAAGTGGGGAAATTCCGGAAGGTATTACTAATCTCAACAATCTTGAGCGCTTAATTATGCCTAGCTGCAAATTAACAGGATCTCTTCCTCGGGATTTCGGGAAGCTTCACAAATTGGAACTACTTGATTTCAGTTCCAACAGATTAGAAGGAAGAATTCCTAGTTCCTTGGGCAATTTATCACACTTGAGTGATCtttatttatataataatatattcgAAGGGAGTATACCTCCACAACTTGGAAACTGCCAAAGCTTGTTGAACATGAATTTAGCATACAATGAATTCAATGGAACCTTGGATAATAAGTTATTTCAAGGATCTGTTTCATTTATAGGAGTAGATTTCTCTCAAAATTATTTGGAAGGCTCCCTCCCTTTGGAATTGAGTAAACAACGTAACCTACAAGCCTTGCTTCTGTCTAATAACAAGTTTTCAGGTGTCATTCCAGATAGTCTTGGCGACTGTCCCGATCTTCAATATCTGTACATGGATGGAAATTCCTACAGTGGAAATATTCCTTCATCCTTCGCTTCTTTGGCTAACCTCAGAGAAATTGACCTTTCTCGAAACAATTTATCCGGTCCCATTCCAACCTTCTTCTCTAAATTTCTCAAGTTATATTACCTTAACTTATCTTACAACGATTTTGAGGGAAGGGTTCCAACGAATTCAGTATTTGCAAATGCAAGCGAGGTCTTTATTGCTGGCAATAACAAGCTTTGTGGAGGAATTAAACAGTTGCAATTACAAAACTGCAGTGAGAATAGAAGCAAGGAAAGTACTAGATTGATAATTCCAATTATCAGTGCACTTGTTGGGATGGTGATCATGGTGGTAGGGGCCATAGGGTTGTACCGGACAtgcatcaaaaagaaaaagaCGCCTAGTTTATCGAGTACAATAATGGGCAATGTAACAATGAAAGTGTCTTACGACATGTTACTCAAAGCCACGGCTGGTTTTTCCTCAGAGAACCTACTGGGAATCGGTTCTTTTGGATCAGTGTTTAAGGGGATTTTGGATGGAAACATGGTTGCAGTGAAAGTTCTCAACTTGCAACTCCGTGGTGCATCTAAGAGCTTCATGGCAGAGTGCAACACGTTGAGGAATGTCCGTCACCGTAATCTGCTAGGCATCATAACAGCATGTTCCAGTATTGACTTTCAGAGAAACGATTTTAAAGCACTAGTATACGAGTTCATGCCCAATGGAAGTCTAGACAGATGGTTACATGGAGTCGGTGGAAACATGAGCCTTGGTCAAAGAGTGGATGTAGCGATTGATGCGGCCCATGCATTGAGCTATCTCCACCATGAGTGTGAAACTCCAATAGTGCATTGCGACTTGAAACCAAGCAACATATTGCTTGATGATGACATGGTCGCTCATGTTGGGGATTTTGGATTAGCAAGGATTCTTACTCAACCTCGTCATCCGAATCAAAGTAGTACAACTGGAATCAAGGGCACTATAGGTTATGCTGCTCCAG AGTACGGGCTCGGAAGTGAGCCATCTACAGAGGGTGATGTGTACAGCTATGGCATATTGCTGCTTGAGCTAATGACAGGAAAGAGACCAACAGACAGCGCGTTCAAGGAAGGCTACAACCTTCATAAGCATGCAGAAGCAGCATTACCTGACAAAATCTTACAAGTTGTCGACTCATCACTTGAAGAAGATAAGCTTTCTGCAGAAGCGGGTGACACAAGGGCAATCCAAGATGAGCTACAAAGAAGAGTTGAATGCATTACTTCTGTGATTCGCGTCGGAGTGTCGTGTTCGAATGACTTGCCACAACAGCGAATGAAAATAGTCGATGCCACTAGCAGGCTTCAATCAGCAAGAGACAACCTTCTTAATGCTAAAGACAGGTGTAATCTTCCTGCAAAAG GAGCCTCGCCACCTGAGGTTGATTTTAATCAGGAAAACAAGCGTCCGCCAGTTGAAATCTCCTGA